The genome window TGCCGCTCCCGTGCGTGACCTGCCGCCCCCGCCGCCCGCGGGCACGTTGGTGCTCCCGGGCCTGGTGGACCTGCACTGCCACGGCGGGGGTGGTGCGAGCTTCCCCGACGCGACCGGTGCCGACGAGGTGCGCCGCGCCGCCGACGAGCACGCGCGCCACGGCACGACGACGCTCGTCGCGTCGCTCGTGACCGCGCCGCGAGAGGTCCTGCTGGCCCGCACGGACCTGCTCGCACGGGCCGCGGACGCAGGGGTCGTCGCGGGCATCCACCTCGAGGGCCCGTTCCTGTCGCGCGCGCGGTGCGGTGCGCAGCACCCGCAGCACATGGTCACGGGCGACGCCGACCTGGTCCGCGAGCTCGCGGCCGCGGCGCGCGGGCACCTGGTCTCGATGACGGTGGCACCCGAGGTCCCCGGGGTCGCGGACGGGGGCGACGACGTCCTCGCCGCCCTCGTCGGGGCGGGCGCGCTGCCCTCGGTGGGGCACACGGACGCGTCGGCCGAGGAGGTCGAGGCAGCGATCACGCGCGCGTTCGACCTCCTCGCTACGTCGGCCCGGGCCCGCGGGCCGCGCGCGACGGCGACGCACCTGTTCAACGGGATGCGCCCGCTGCACCACCGCGACCCCGGTCCGGTCGCGGCGTGCCTGGCCGCGGCGTCGCGCGGCGAGCTGGTCGTGGAGCTGGTCGCGGACGGCACCCACCTGGCGCCGGCCACCGTGCGGGCGGTCATGGACCTGGTGGGTCCGGACGGCGCCGTGCTCGTCACCGACGCGGTCGCGGCGGCGGGCATGCCCGACGGCGACTACCGGCTCGGGCCCCGGGCCGTGCGCGTGGCAGACGGTGTCGCCCGCGTCCTCGAGGACGTGCCGGGAGGTGCGCGCGGCACCGGCGCGATCGCGGGCAGTGTCGCGCACCTGCTCGACGTCGTCCGCACGACGGTGGCGGGGGGCGTGCCCATGGTGGATGCGGTCCGGGCCGCGTCGGCGACCCCCGCCCAGGTGCTCGGGCGGCACGACGTCGGCGCGCTCGTCGCGGGACGACGGGCCGACCTCGTGGTCACGATCGACCTCCTGGAGCCCGTTCGCGTCATGCGTGCAGGTGCCTGGATCACCTGACGCCGCCGCCGGCGCGCCGAGGTCAGGCGTGCGGGGGAGTGGTGCTGGCGCGCAGGACGAGCCGGGGCGCCAGCAGCCGCGTCTCGGCGGGCTCGGCCCGCAGGACGCGAGCCATGGCCATCTCGACGGCGACGGTCGCGATGGTGTGCGCGGGGATGTCGATGCTCGTGAGCGGCAGCGGCTGACCGAGGGCGACGTCGGGTGGCGACACCGCCACGAGGGAGATGTCGTCGGGCACGTCGCGGCCGCGCTCGCGGAGCGTCGCGAGCACCCAGGGCAGCGCCACCTCGTTGTGGACGACGAGCGCGGTGACGTCGGGCAGACGCGCCAGCACCCGGTCGACGGCGTCGGCGGCACCCACGCTGGAGGACTCGCACGGTTCGACGACACCCTCGAGGCCGGCTGCGGCCACGCCGTGGGTGAATCCGTCGATGATCCGCTCGGCGTACGAGGTGTGACGTTCCATCACGGCACGCGGGGACCCGATGAGCGCGATCCGGCGGTGGCCGAGGTCGGCGAGGTGCTGCACCGCGAGGCGTCCCACGGCGTCGAAGTCGAGGTCCACGCACGACAGGGGGCCGGGGTCGCGCGGCAGGCCGATGAGCACGGCGGGCTGGCTGAGGCGGCCGAGCAGGGGCACCCGAGGGTCCTCCGCCTCGACGTCCATCACGACGAGCGCGTCGACCATCGAGCCGGACGCCACGCGCTCCATGCCGGCGATCTCGTCGGAGGTCAGGAGCAGCACGTCGTGGTCGAAGGTGCGGGCGGCGGTGACCACGCCCGCGACGAACTGCATGATGACCGCCACGTCGACGTCGACGCGCAGCGGGGCCATGAGGGCCAGCACGTCGGTCCGGCTCGACGCCAGAGCTCGGGCGCCGGCATGGGGGCGGTAGCCGAGGGCCTGGATCGCGCGCTCGACCCGTTCGCGCGTGGGTGCCGAGATCGGGCGCTTGCCGGACAGCACGTACGACACGGTCGAGGTCGACACCCCCGCCGCTCGTGCCACATCGTCGATGGTGCTCGCCACGTCGCTCCGTCCGTCAACGCGTTGCGCGCCCGCAGGCTCGCTCCGTCCCGCGTGACGTGCCTCACCCTAGCGCGGCCCGCAGGCCCTACGGTGGGAGGGCGGCAGGTCGTCCGAGGGGGTGCGGGAGCGGTCCCACCCTGTGTATCGTATCGATTCGATTCGCGCCGCACCGATGCCGCGCGACACGGCGAGCGACCCTCCCGGTCCGCCGGCACACCCCTGAACCGCGCACCTCTCGGAGGCCATGCCATGACCCGCACGACGAGGCCGTCCGGCCGCCAGTTCCCCGCCGACTTCCTGTGGGGCTCCGCGACCGCGTCCTACCAGATCGAGGGTGCCGCGGCCGAGGACGGGCGCGCGCCGTCCATCTGGGACACGTTCGCCCACACGCCCGGCAAGGTGCTCAACGGCGACACCGGTGACGTGGCCGTCGACCACTACCACCGGGTGCCGCAGGACGTCGCGATCATGGCGGACCTCGGACTGCAGGCCTACCGCTTCTCGATCGCGTGGTCGCGGATCGTGCCCGCCGGCACGGGCGAGGTCAACCAGGCCGGTCTCGACTTCTACTCCGACCTCGTGGACCGGTTGATCGCCGCCGGCATCAAGCCGGTCGTGACCCTTTACCACTGGGACCTCCCGCAGGTGCTCGAGGACCAGGGCGGGTGGACGTCCCGCGCCACCGCGTACGCGTTCGCGGAGTACGCGCGCGTCGTCGCCCGCGCCCTGGGCGACCGGATCCACCTGTGGACGACCCTGAACGAGCCGTGGTGCTCGGCGTTCCTCGGCTACGGCTCCGGCGTGCACGCCCCCGGTGTCACCGACCCCGCCGCGGCGCTCACGGCGGTGCACCACCTCAACCTCGCGCACGGCCTCGCCGCCACCGCGATCCGCGAGGAGCTCGGCGCGGACACCCCGGTCTCGATCACGCTGAACCTGCACGTCACCCGGGCGGCGTCGCACGACGCCGCGGACGTGGAGGCCAAGCGCCGCATCGACACGATCGCGAACGAGGTCTTCCTCGGCCCGCTGCTCGAGGGCGCCTACCCGGAGCGCGTGACCGCCGACACGGCGACGATCAGCGACTGGTCCTTCGTGCAGGACGGTGACCTCGAGCTCATCCGCGTCCCGATCGACCTGCTCGGCGTCAACTACTACTCCACGGGTCGGGTCCAGCACGGCACGCCGCCGGTGGGCGACGGCAAGCCCGGTCCCGACGGGCACCGCTCGTCGGTCGTCAGCCCCTGGATCGGCGCGGACCAGGTCGAGTGGCTCCAGCAGCCGGGCCCCTACACCGCGATGGGCTGGAACATCGAGCCCCAGGGCCTCGTCGACCTCCTGCTCGAGCTCCACGAGCGCTACCCGGCGCTGCCGCTCGCGATCACCGAGAACGGCGCGGCGTTCTACGACACGGTCACGCAGGACGGGCGCGTCCACGACGCCGAGCGCGTCGCCTACCTGCACGACCACCTCGACGCCGTCGGCGAGGCGCTGGACAAGGGCGTCGACGTGCGCGGCTACTTCGTGTGGTCGCTCTTCGACAACTTCGAGTGGGCGTACGGCTACGACCGCCGCTTCGGTGTCGTGCACGTCGACTACGACACCCAGGTCCGCACGCTGAAGGACTCGGCGCGCTGGTACCGCGAGCTGGTCCGCACGGGCGAGATCCCCACGCCGGAGTCGGCCGCCACCCTGTGACACCCGGCCGCCCGGTCCCCGGCCTCGTGCCGCGCGCGAGGAGCGGGACCGGGCGGCATTGGTGCCGGGGTCGCCCGCCGGGTGAGGATGGTGCCGTGCCCCGCTCCCGCCGCTCCGAGCGCCGACCGTACGGTGCGCCGTACGTGCCGCTCGACGTCGACCGGGCCACGGGCGGCCGCCGCGCCGAGTCCGGCCCGGACGGCGAGTGGGTCGTGCAGCAGGTGCGCGGCTCCGACCGCGAGTACCGCTGCCCGGGCTGCGACCAGGTCGTGCCCGCGGGCAGCGACCACGTCGTCGCGTGGCGCACCGACTCGTGGCGGGGTGACGGCCTCGAGGAGCGCCGGCACTGGCACGACGCCTGCTGGCGGGCCCGCACCCGACGCGGCCCGACGCGGCGATGACGGCAGCCCCCGACCACGCGTGGGACGTGCCCGGCGAGAGCGACGTCCGGCTCGTCGCCAGCGACCTGGACGGCACGCTGCTGGGTCCCGACGGCGCCGTGTCCCGGCGCACCGCGGACGCGCTCGCGGCCGCCGAGGACGCCGGGCTCGACGTCGTGTTCGTGACTGCCCGGCCCCACCGCTGGCTGGCTGATCTCGCGTCCCACGTCGCCGGCCACGGCGTGGCGATCTGTGCCAACGGCGCGTCCGTCGTCGACGTCGCCGGTCTGCGGGTGCTGGAGGAGCACGGCATGGACGCGCGGCGCGTCGCCGCCGTCGCCGCCCGCCTCCGCGCCGCGTGGGGAGCCGACGCCGTCCACCTGGCAGCCGAGAGCGCCGACGGCTTCGCGTCCGAGCACGGGTTCGTCTCCGAGCACGAGGTCCCCGCCGGCAGCCCCACCGCCGTGCGCATCGAGGACGTGCTGACCCCCACCACGCTCAAGCTCCTGCTGCGTGCCCCCGGGCGGCTGCAGGAGGCCGACGCGTTCGTCGCCGAGGCGCAGGCGGTCATCGGCGACCTCGCGCACGTGACCTCGTCCGCCGCCGGCGCGCTCGGCGAGATCGCTGCCCCCGGGGTCACCAAGGCCGCCACGCTCGCCGCCTGGGCGGCCGCACGCGGCATCGCCCCGGCGCAGGTGTGGGCCGTGGGTGACGCCCCCAACGACCTGCCCATGCTCACGTGGGCGGGGCGCGCGTTCGCGGTGGCCAACGCTCACCCGGCGGTCCGCGCCGCGGCCCACGAGACGCTGCCGTCCAACGCGGACGACGGCGTCGCGGTGCTGCTGGACCGGGCGGCCGCACGCGCGC of Cellulomonas dongxiuzhuiae contains these proteins:
- a CDS encoding HAD family hydrolase, with amino-acid sequence MTAAPDHAWDVPGESDVRLVASDLDGTLLGPDGAVSRRTADALAAAEDAGLDVVFVTARPHRWLADLASHVAGHGVAICANGASVVDVAGLRVLEEHGMDARRVAAVAARLRAAWGADAVHLAAESADGFASEHGFVSEHEVPAGSPTAVRIEDVLTPTTLKLLLRAPGRLQEADAFVAEAQAVIGDLAHVTSSAAGALGEIAAPGVTKAATLAAWAAARGIAPAQVWAVGDAPNDLPMLTWAGRAFAVANAHPAVRAAAHETLPSNADDGVAVLLDRAAARARARAADGSTLARLGDEGAPHGTASTGTRQLPDVQGRRSTGTRSVDTPPAGTQEDA
- a CDS encoding N-acetylglucosamine-6-phosphate deacetylase, translating into MVDDLSDVPGASTVRGDVVTPSGVLHDGAVVVDGGWIAWVGPAGAAPVRDLPPPPPAGTLVLPGLVDLHCHGGGGASFPDATGADEVRRAADEHARHGTTTLVASLVTAPREVLLARTDLLARAADAGVVAGIHLEGPFLSRARCGAQHPQHMVTGDADLVRELAAAARGHLVSMTVAPEVPGVADGGDDVLAALVGAGALPSVGHTDASAEEVEAAITRAFDLLATSARARGPRATATHLFNGMRPLHHRDPGPVAACLAAASRGELVVELVADGTHLAPATVRAVMDLVGPDGAVLVTDAVAAAGMPDGDYRLGPRAVRVADGVARVLEDVPGGARGTGAIAGSVAHLLDVVRTTVAGGVPMVDAVRAASATPAQVLGRHDVGALVAGRRADLVVTIDLLEPVRVMRAGAWIT
- a CDS encoding LacI family DNA-binding transcriptional regulator, which translates into the protein MASTIDDVARAAGVSTSTVSYVLSGKRPISAPTRERVERAIQALGYRPHAGARALASSRTDVLALMAPLRVDVDVAVIMQFVAGVVTAARTFDHDVLLLTSDEIAGMERVASGSMVDALVVMDVEAEDPRVPLLGRLSQPAVLIGLPRDPGPLSCVDLDFDAVGRLAVQHLADLGHRRIALIGSPRAVMERHTSYAERIIDGFTHGVAAAGLEGVVEPCESSSVGAADAVDRVLARLPDVTALVVHNEVALPWVLATLRERGRDVPDDISLVAVSPPDVALGQPLPLTSIDIPAHTIATVAVEMAMARVLRAEPAETRLLAPRLVLRASTTPPHA
- a CDS encoding GH1 family beta-glucosidase; amino-acid sequence: MTRTTRPSGRQFPADFLWGSATASYQIEGAAAEDGRAPSIWDTFAHTPGKVLNGDTGDVAVDHYHRVPQDVAIMADLGLQAYRFSIAWSRIVPAGTGEVNQAGLDFYSDLVDRLIAAGIKPVVTLYHWDLPQVLEDQGGWTSRATAYAFAEYARVVARALGDRIHLWTTLNEPWCSAFLGYGSGVHAPGVTDPAAALTAVHHLNLAHGLAATAIREELGADTPVSITLNLHVTRAASHDAADVEAKRRIDTIANEVFLGPLLEGAYPERVTADTATISDWSFVQDGDLELIRVPIDLLGVNYYSTGRVQHGTPPVGDGKPGPDGHRSSVVSPWIGADQVEWLQQPGPYTAMGWNIEPQGLVDLLLELHERYPALPLAITENGAAFYDTVTQDGRVHDAERVAYLHDHLDAVGEALDKGVDVRGYFVWSLFDNFEWAYGYDRRFGVVHVDYDTQVRTLKDSARWYRELVRTGEIPTPESAATL